The DNA segment gaagatcccctggagaagggaatggctacccactcaagtattcttgcgtggagagaTCCATGGACCGAGAAACCtagcaggctaccgtccatggggttgcagagtcagacacgactgagtgacgaacacttttactttttcactttcactttcaactcagTCTTCTTTCCTATCACTGATGTAGCAGGTGCCACTCATACTGTCCATTGTGTCTACTGTGAACACCCAAAAAGAAGAGTACAGTGATCAGGGGgtctctgtgtgctgtgctgtgcttagttgctcagtcatgtccaactctttgtgaccctatggactgtagcccaccaggctcctctgtccacagggattctccaggcaagaatactagagtgggttgccatgccctcctccagggtttcttcccaacccagggattgaacccaggtctcctgcattgtaggcagattctttatcatttgagccactaggggagcccAGGGGGTCtctgggaagaaaaggaagagagtttgctttttggtgttttccttttttatagcttAATAAAACTTCTTCGATATGTCTCAAATCCTAAACATTTGTGAAAGGTTGATTTATCATCAAATCCAACCCTCTTATGTACAGTCGAACAATTTAGGACCAAAGCAGTTCTCAAATGCTAAGTTGGTCTTTGTATGCCAGCTaaagagctttatttttttttaaattttgaattcttatttaaaatttttaaattggaatatagttgatttacaatgttgtgttagtttcaggtgtacaatcaagtgaatcagttattcacatacatacatctgctcttttttagattcttttccctgtAATGATAGTATATTGAGCagatgtgctatacagtagatccttactagtcatctattttatataacagtgtgtatatgtcaatctcaatctccagATTTATCCCTCCCACCCTTACCCCGTGGTAACCACAAGTttcttttctacatctgtgactctatttctgttttgtaaataaatgcatttgtactattttttttaaaagagtccacatataagtgatatcatatatttgtctttctctgtttgacttacttcactcagtatgacagtctctggctctagcaatctaaatatccatcgacaaatgagtggataaagaaggtgcggtagatatatacaatgaaatattactcagcaattttagaaaagaatgatataatgtcatttgcagtcaCATCGATGGAACTAGAAATTACTATGAACTTTTCAATAAACTCTTATGTAGGTGAGAGTTACATTTTCCCCAAATTCACCCTTGCATGAAGTTTGGATTGGCAGGAGAGAATACTGTCTAGGTGCCCTATAAAAGGAGATTCAATGTTTACATTAAAATCTGACTTTACTCCCTTTTTATCCCAGGGCTTGATAAAAATTGCAGTAAAATACTGATATCTTAtcctcagccataaaataatGATAACGCACAATGTTGTCTTTTGAGGCTGGTAatgcgacagaggatgagatggctggatggcatcactgacccgatggacatgagtctgggtgaactctgggagttggtgatggacagggaggcctggcgtgctgcgattcatggggtcccaaagagtcagacacgactgagtgattgatctgatctgatctgatctgttgttccatgtccagttctaattgttgcttcctgacctgcatgtaggtttctcaagagacaggtcaggtggtctaatattcccatctcttgaagaattttccacagtttattgtgatccacacagtcaaaggctttggcatagtcaataaagcagaaacagatgtgtttctggaacgctcttccttttcccatgaaccagcggatgttggcaatttgatctctgtttcctctgccttttctaaaaccagcttgaacatctggaagttcacagttcacgtattgctgaagcctggcttggagaattttgagcattaccttactagtgtgtgagatgagtgcaattgtgcggtagtttgagcattctttggcattgcctttctttggagttggaatgaaaactcatcttttccagtcctgtggccactgctgagttttccaaatttgctggcatattgagtgcagccctctcacagcatcatctttcaggatttggaatagctcaactggaattccatcatctccactagctttgttcgtagtgatgctttctaaggcccacttgacttcacattccaggatgtctggctctaggtcagtgatcacaccatcgtgattatctgggtcatgaagatctgttttgtacagttcttctgtgtattcttgccacctcttcttaatatcttctgcttttgttaggtccataccatttctgtcctttatcgagcccatctttgcatgaaatattcccttggtatctctaattttcttgaagagatctctagtctttcccattctgttgttttcttctatttctttgcattgatcactgaggaaggttttcttatctctccttactattctttggaactctgcattcaaatgggaatatctttccttttctactttgcttttcacttctcttcttttcacagctatttgcaaggcctcctcagacagccattttgcttttttgcatttcttttccatggggatggccttgatccctgtctcctgtacaatgtcacgaacttccgtccatagttcatcatgcactgtctatcagatctagtcccttaaatctatttctcacttccactgtataatcataggggatttgatgtAAGTCATATCTGAacggtctaatggttttccctactttcttcaatttatgtctgaatttggcaataaggagttcatgatctgagccacagtcagctcccagtcttatttttgctgactgtatagagcttctccatctttggctgcaaaggataaaatcaatctgatttcagtgttgaccatctggtgatgtccatgtgtagagtcttcttttgtgttgttggaagaagtgcatttgctatgaccaatcattctcttggcaaaactctattagcctttgccctgcttcattctgtattccaaggccaaatttgcctgttaccccagatgtttcttgacttcctacttttgcattccattcccctataatgaaaaggacatcttttttgggtgttagttctaaaaggtcttgtaggtgttcataggaccattcaacttcagcttcttcagcattactggttggggcatagacttcgattactgtgatattgaatggtttgccttgtaaacaaagagagatcattttgttgttttttgtttgtttgttttgtttttatttatgtttttattggaggataattgctttacagaattttgttgttttctgtcaaacctcaacatgaatcagccataggtataatccaagtactgcatttcagactcttttagaccatgatggctactccatttcttctaagggattcttgcccacagtagtagatagaatgatcatctgagttaaattcacccattccagtccatttcagttcgctgattcctaaaatgttgacgttcactcttgccatctctatttgaccacttccaatttgccttgattcatggacctaacattccaggttcctatgcaacattgctctttacagcatcggaccttacttctatcaccagtcacatccacaactgggtattgtttttgctttggcttattcccttcattctttctggagttatttctccactgatctccagtagctaattgggcacttactgacctggggagttcctctttcagtatcctatcattttgccttttcatactgttcatggggttctcaaggcaagaatactgaagtggtttgccattcctttctccagtggaccacattctgtcacacttttccaccatgacccatctgtcttggttggccctacatggtgtggcttagtttcattaagttagacaaggctgtggcccgtgtgatcagattggctattGGTATATCAATTCCTACATAAGAGTTTGTGAATCTATGTTTACAGTCATCATTTTCATCACCATCACCTTCATGAACATTTGGAGCACTTAGGAGATGATTTAGAGGGACCTGTGTTGTGATTAGGTAGACCAGATGCCCATGGAAGGCAGACCCAGTGTGCAGgggaaatagaaatttaaattagAGTTCTAGGATGCCCAAAAGGTCCAACAACATCAACTTCATAAGCCTCTGAGCTGACCTTTGCATTTTGGTGCCCTCCCACTGACTATCTCAACTGCCCCACTGCCTTGATGATGAGAAAACAAGTTTCCTACAATCCCTCTACCTTCAGTGTCTTCCTCTGCATTGACACTGGGCTGTGCTGTGTCTCTGCTGGAGCAGGGATGAAGGATGCAGATTGCTTTCCCCTCCCCTACCTGCTCTTGGATGAGGAATGAAGCTTCGGGCTGGCGGCAAGATGTACTCAAGTATGGGCCTCCTGGTGCAGACAACAACTCCAGGAGGGTGAGACACACAGTTATCAACCCCACTGGACTTGAGCTGGCTAACTGAAGAGCTGAGAATCACAGGCTTATGTACAGTGATGCAGCCTTGAGACCTCAATCTGGGTAGCACATAATTTGCCAGATTTGTCCAAGGTGTCTTAGTCTCTGAGAATTTTATAATTTcgtggaggaagaaaaggagaaaagtgagAGATTTAGACTTGTCCTCTTCTTGGGGGGGGAGTCTGACTTCTACTCATAGTCTCTGACTTTCACAATGTTTATCTCATCATAATATtcagacaacttttttttttcaattagagAAAACAGTGTGACTTTTTAATCTGCAGATCCACTTAATCAGTTATGTAATTTAGAGAGATTTACATCTtctaaaacatgatttttttctatttccttaattAAGACTCTGTCTTGGGAAACCTTATTTTTCATTCTATGGTTCTGGTTTAGGGTTTTGGGATATCATGTTTGGAGATttatgggtttttcttttttctattttgaatgaGAGTTCCAACTCTAGTTCTAACattacagaattttaaattttaagttctaGTTAATTTAATATTCTAGCTCTAATTTTTCTGTTAAGTTGTTGTATATTGTATGTTattgcatgcatactcagttatGTATGGCTTtttatgacccaatggactgtagcccaccaggctcctctgtccatgggatttcccaggcaagaatactggagtgggttgccatttcctccttcaggggatcttcctgaccagagattggaCCTGgttctcctgtggctcctgcattaaagacagattctttactcactgagccactgTGACATATTACACAACTGTGAATTTTGACATATTATTTGGAAACTTGCTAGCTTGCTTGAACACTTcaaggggtctcagagagtcTACATTCAAAATATAGGTGAGGACTTTAGTCTTATCAAGGCTTAACTAGGATAGTATCTGATTCCAAGCTCACTTTCATGACTCTTGGTAGGACTGAGTCCTTTCAGAGCCAGAGGACTCCCTTAGCTTTTTACCAAATAAGCTTCTGAcagcatggcagctggcttccatCAGAGCAAGGTGGTCATTTAGTGGGAGCAGGTTGGCAAGATGAAACCAGAGCTGGTCTACACATTAAGGTTGGAAGGGACAGtccaatattttccaaattcaaTTCATTGAAAGGAAGTCACTGTATCCAGTCTATACTCAAGGAGACAGATATACAAGGGCATGAATATAGGAGGAAGGGTTCATTATGAGCATCTTTGAAGCTACCCCCACATAGACCTCACACTTTTTCAGAAGCATTGACTCTAAGAAGGATTAAAACTATAGAGATGCTTCTGTGTTTGGTAGCCTTGTCTCCAACCcatcacagtatcatcttttcaGGAAAAGTTCGCTGGAGAAGACCTGGCACAGGGAAGAGTATGCCCTGTTGTGGGTACTTCTGCAGATCCCACCATGCTGCTTCTGGCCATACAGTCAGGAGTCCAGAGGTAGCTTCCTTTAGGCATTGATTACTGAGGGCTAAGTACACCTAACGTTGGAGCAATATGTCCCTCATTTCtgacaggatatatatatatatattaatcatTTTACAGCATACAGTTTAATGGCATCAGTACATTTACATTGctttgcaaccatcaccaccatccatttccaCATCTCCAGAACGTTTTCATCTTCCCCAACTGAAACTCTGtgcccattaaacactaactccccctcctcctctcaaagcctctggcaaccaccattctactctctctctatgaatttgactattataTCTGTGGAATCATTCAAATTTTGTCACTTTGTGTCTGGTTATATAATATGACTGGGGCAAAGTTAGATGGAATGGGAAGGAGAGTTATTAGAAAAACTGGGAATCAATTTTACTCTGATAGGTTCTCTCCCACCTACTCCTTGGGAAACACGCATCCCTGTTTTCCTAGGAAAATTCCAGTtgataaatgtttattcaaaCTTAATATTAACTGTGTCCTGTTTCAATGTCAAAATACTCTGGCTTGGAAATGAAGTGAAGTAGTCATGCCATTTGCTCAAAAATCCTTAAGgagcaaaaatatattaaatgcctTGGTCATTAAGTTAGGGTTtgtatgcatgtatgctaagtcgcttcagtcatgtctgactctttgcagcactatgaactatagcccaccagactcctccatccatggggattctccaggcaagaatactggagtgggttgccatgccctccttctgtggatcttcctgaccagggatcgaacccgtgtctcttatgtcctgcattggcaggtgggttctttaccactagcaccacctgggaagcaagttAGGGTTTAGATTCACCTAATACATAGGGGaaaaatcatagaaaaagtgTGTAAGTAGTAAACTTCTCCCTCCCAAGAAAGAGGGAGCTATGATTATTTTGCAATGATAGAGACAAGACTACCCATTATGAAGAGTCTTGAGTAgtacatgatgaaagtgaaaagaatataCTGCTGTGTATGCAAAATCCTGGAAGGGATATGACTCATAGAGGTGTCCAAATAAGCTCTCAATTACATTAAACTTATTCTAAGAGGagaaatctggaatcaagattgccaggagaaatatccataacctcagatatgcaagtgacactacccttatggcagagagcaagaggaactaaagagcctcttgaagaaagtgaaagaggagagtgaaaaagttggcttaaaactcaatattcagaaaatgaagatcattgcatctggtcccatcacttcatggccagcagatggggaaacaatgaaaacagtgagaaattttattttggggggctccaaaatcacttcagatgatgactgcagccatgaaattaaaagacacttgctccttggaagaaaagctatgaccaagctagacagcatattaaaaagcagagacattactttgccaacaaatgtccatctggtcaaatctacggtttttccagtagtcatgtatgtatgtgagagttggacaataaagaaagctgggcgctgaagaatagatgtttttgaactgtggtgttggaggagactcttgagcatcccttggactgcaaggagatccaaccagtccatcctaaaggaaatcagtcccgaatattcattggaaagactgatgctgaagctaaaactccaataatttggccacctgatgtgaagaactgactcattggaaaagaccctgatgctgggaaagattgaaggcaggaggagaacgggatgacagaggatgagatggttggatggcatcaccgtctcgatggacatgagtttgagtaagctccgggagttggtgatggacagggaagcctagtgttctgccatccatgggtcacaaagagtcagacatgactgagtttctgaactgaactggagggaaaaaaatgtgtaaacaGCAAGCAGATCCAGAAAGACATAGATATGCTATGGGACTGCAGATCAGAATTTCTTCTTGCACGTGATTGACCTTGCTGCCTTTCCCAGTCCTATGAATGGAAAATGAATAGAAAGAAGATAACATGGATGTTGACCTTAGGCTATTCTGCTGATAATCTTCCAGAGGGCACTCTTGATGTCCTTATTCCTCAAActgtagatgaaggggttcagcatAGGGGTGACCACAGTGTACATCACTGAGGCCACTGCGCCCTTCCTGGGGGAAGACAAGGCAGCTGAGCTGAGATACACACCAAGGCCTGTTccataaaataagcaaacaactACCAGGTGAgagccacaggtggagaaggctttaTACCTCCCACCTAATGATGAGATTCTCAGAATGGAGGACATAATTTGAGTATATGAGTAAAGGATTCCTGAGAGTGGAATTCCACCAAAGATTGTACCAATGAAGTAGATTAATATGTTATTGGTGGAGGTGTCAGAACAGGCAAGGTTGAGGAGTTGAGAAAGGTCACAAAAGAAATGAGGGATTTCCACTTCTGCACAGAAGGTAAGCTGTGACATTACCAAATAGTGCAACAGGGAGGTCAAAAGGCTGATGGAAAATGACACCAAGACAAACAAGCCACAGAGGCGGGGGTTCATGATGACCAGATAGTGTAGGGGGTGACAAATGGCCACCAACCGGTCATAGGCTATCACTGTCAGAAGGAGACTCTCCAAacatacaaaaagagaaaagacggTCACCTGAGATAGGCACCCTGCATAGGTGATGGATTTGCTGTGTGTCTGGAGATTCACTAGCATCttagggatggtggtggtggtgaaactGACATCAGTCAATGATAGGTTaaaaaggaagaagtacatgggggaatGGAGGTGGGAATCAGAGGCGACAGCCAGGATGATGAGCAGATTCCCAAGGATGGTGACCAGGTACATGGACAGGAAGAGCCCAAAGAGGAGGAGCTGAAGTTCTGGATCATCTGAGAGGCCCAGGAGGAGGAATTCTGAGATACCTGTTAGATTATGTGGTTCCATGTTGATGAAACaccttttgaaaaagaagagaatattCAATAAACAAATCAATTGTAGAGGGACCCAGATAAATGTCTATGCTTTGGATTTAAGCAGGtcacaaataaaatgtttagGCTTGAAGACCATACATCCCATGGTCTTCAGCAATACTTCTTAGCTGTGAACACAtgttttgctattgttgttcagttgctaaatcatgttcaactctttgcaacctcatggactgtagcatgccaggcccctctgtcctccactatctcctgtaatttgctcaaattcatgtccattgagtcaatgatgctatctaaccatctaaccctctgctgcctgcttcttctgctgccctcaatctttcccagtgtcagggtcttttccaataagttagctctttgcattaggaggccaaaatactggagcttcagcttcagcatcagtccttccaatggatattcagggttgatttcctttaggatggactggtttgatcaccttgcagtccaagggaccctcaagagtctcctccagcaccaaaatttgaaagcatccaaTCTTTGAAGGATCACAGCTGtgttgtggtgaaggggcttgcagaaatcagtgaaactataagccatgccgtgcagggccacccaagatggatgggtcataatgaagagttctgagaaaatgtggtccattggagaaggaaatgcaacccattccagtatgctttcTATGAGGACTCCATGGATAGTATGATAAAGCCGGAACACATCTTTACTGATGCTCAAAGTACTGACCAGTGTTTTTGTACATCTACTTTAAAAGTACGAGGCCAAAGAATTTGAGAGAAGTAATGACAATTTGAGATCAGAACTTAATGAACACAGCAACATATTTGTCCCCTGATTTTGAAGGAAGTGTATGAAATGGAAagtattcttttctctctttttaaaaaaaaaaatctgattgaaGAACACTAAGAAACACTCAAATGTACTGTATCTAATCCAAATGCAGTACAAGAAGTTTCCTTGATG comes from the Bubalus kerabau isolate K-KA32 ecotype Philippines breed swamp buffalo chromosome 1, PCC_UOA_SB_1v2, whole genome shotgun sequence genome and includes:
- the LOC129642020 gene encoding olfactory receptor 18-like, whose amino-acid sequence is MEPHNLTGISEFLLLGLSDDPELQLLLFGLFLSMYLVTILGNLLIILAVASDSHLHSPMYFFLFNLSLTDVSFTTTTIPKMLVNLQTHSKSITYAGCLSQVTVFSLFVCLESLLLTVIAYDRLVAICHPLHYLVIMNPRLCGLFVLVSFSISLLTSLLHYLVMSQLTFCAEVEIPHFFCDLSQLLNLACSDTSTNNILIYFIGTIFGGIPLSGILYSYTQIMSSILRISSLGGRYKAFSTCGSHLVVVCLFYGTGLGVYLSSAALSSPRKGAVASVMYTVVTPMLNPFIYSLRNKDIKSALWKIISRIA